In Ananas comosus cultivar F153 linkage group 14, ASM154086v1, whole genome shotgun sequence, the genomic stretch ttttttttccttttaaccctttctatttatttatttgtcatGTAAATTTGCGTATGGCTACGTATAAAACAGGACCAAAGTTGACATTTCTAGATATTCCATTTTAATGATCCATCAAGTAATTACTTTGAATATTGATTTTATGGGTGCACGCATCAAAAGGCCATGTGATGTGTCAAAATTTTGGATTGAGTTTTACGCCTAAAACTATTTGTAGTTTTCACGTGTtcaaactatttatttattgggTTATTACTAATTTTAGATCCCATTATGTAGTCAAATGCATCATTTTCCTCAAGCTTTCAAAAGGGAAGCATCTGGTGGTCTAAATCACATCCCTTTCCTTCTAAATTAATTATCAATACAATTATGTAAGCAGAGAATTTAAGAGGGGATAGATTCATAAGTGGTGTACTAGATTTTGACCGCTTATTATGACTTTGAAAATTCGAAGCGCTTGAAAATATCCTCagaaaatataacttttttttttaaaaaaaagtttaatcttTATTCAGAGATTTGGCACTTCACATAAATTctctttacatatttaattattattattttttaaaaatcagtaTTCGAGTGTCTTACCACTAAGCTACCGGTGATTTTCGAAACTTACTTTGagattacctttttttttttttttttagtttattgcGTGTATAATAGAAAAGTATTCTCTCCCCCTCTTccaagtgacaaaaaaaaagaaagaaaaaaaaaaagaaaattttcacagCTCTCCTATCTTAATTGGCATGAAGGGGAAcaatcaaatctcaaatttcttAATAGTCACAAGTCAATGGAAAGGGCTGCTAAAAAACAAGGAAGAAAAGTTTAAAGCAACTTCCTTTCGCAGTTAAAGGGCATGCTACAACCCCGCAATCCATTCAGCACACGGGACTCGGGACTCGGGACTGGGAAATCAATACTTTACGGTCAAATTATCGAGTCCGGTCAACTGACGTTGGACATCAAATCAATACTCTACGGTCAAATTATTGAGTCCGGTCAACTGACGTTGGACATCAAATCAATACTTTACAGTCAAATTATTCTACTAAATTTTTTACAGACGCTGGTCGACGTGATCGGACGAGCCAGTTCTTATGGAAACTGAAAATCCCAATCAAAATCAagatattcatttggttgttgTTATCTAACAGACTTCTTACTGCGGATAGATTACACATTTAGATAGGGCCTAAAGAGAACGTCTGTGTCCTTTGCGCTAATGCCCCGGAAACATGCGATCACCTCTTTCGTAACTGTGTGTATGTCAAATATTTACTCTTCAACGCTGAATGCCCGGAGTTGCTAGCCGATCCCCAGAAAGAGGCACGAGATCTATGGGATAGGATCTTCAATCAAGGAAACGACAAGATAAGACGGAAGAGACTATCCATACTAGATATGTcaatgggtcggattcgggattgattttcaaaaattcgaacttgaaCCCGATGGAtcttaaaaattcatattcaaatccgaacccgacaaAATAtacgaaacccgaacccgaacccaaaaccgaactcgaaaatttgaacccgaaacaattatttcttttttcaatatttcaaaatatattatattaaatctaaatttttaaaatacaaattcaaatataacatcaaatttatatatgtgggccccctagggttgagtgggtggttggttgaatagtataatctaaccggtaaaaataatcaaaggggttaatctaacggcagaaaacttgatagcaccaagtacttggtgctatcgatagcatagcagccggactctatacatagaactaggctggaatactatcaatagcactaagctattggtgctattagttttttaacccttggattgagaaatgtgcggttaggatgatgcggtccccctagggttgagtgggtggttggttgaatagtataatctaacaggtaaaaataatcaaaagggttaatctaatggcagaaaacttaatagcaccaaataattagtgctattgatagcatagcagccggactctatatatatatatagagagttgagctagaatactctcaaaagcaccatgaaagtagtgcttttgagtttttagccattggatgaagagatgtgaggttgagatgatggtggtaggtggtggtaggtggaatagtgtttgatccaaaggctattagtaatcaaagagtagatccaagggatAGAAACTTAGaggcaccaaggggttggtgtttctaaaaatattctagctcaattatatatatatatatatatatatatataNNNNNNNNNNNNNNNNNNNNNNNNNNNNNNNNNNNNNNNNNNNNNNNNNNNNNNNNNNNNNNNNNNNNNNNNNNNNNNNNNNNNNNNNNNNNNNNNNNNNgaatagtacagggactaacCGTACATTTTACTTTAAAATCCCGCGGTTGCGGTTCGACGAGGTTCAATTCAAAAACTCACTCCGGTCTCCCTTTCGCGATCACCTACCCGATCGGACGGACAATTTTATACGACCTAAGCTCTCGTACGTTCGCCCTAGCGAATATCTCTTACGTGTCGAAATTTCATTGGAGGATAAACTGTGTGGGCTGTTCGGCTGCATCAGGCGATCGGATCCAAACCCTGCTACTCTTTTTCTCTCACGTATAAACCATCCAAGTACTCCTATCGTCCTATTCGTACATCCCCCACCCcccctaaaaaaattaattaataagtttttttaaacaaaaatttaaaaaaatctccaaatttattaattattttcaccaccaaccaaattattatataaatcaCTCATCACACCCCCTCTTTCCCCCCCCTCCCCtctcaacacacacacacacactctctctttcgaTTTCTCGCGATCTCGAGCGCTttccaaacccaaaccctaaccctaaccctaaatcgAGGAGGAAGATATGAAGAGGTTGATGCGGCGGATCTCGCGGGTGGCGGACTCATCCGAGCACCGGCCCCTTTGGaagggggagagggaggaggaggaggagagagggcgcgatcggaggcggcggcggcggcggccggggggtGGGAGGGTGCCGGAGGGGCACGTGCCGGTGTGCGTGGGGGAGGAGATGGAGCGGTTCGCGGTGCGGGCGGAGCTGCTGGGGCGCCCCGCCTTCGTCGAGCTCctccgccgctccgccgccgagTACGGCTACGAGCAGCGCGGCGTCCTCCGCATCCCCTGCCCCGTCCCCCTcttccgccgcctcctcctcctcctctccctctcccacgACCACCACCACGCCGCCGCCGATCCCGCCGTCCACGAGCTCTTCCGATCCCTCCCCGAcgactagggttagggtttcgtaATCACCACTCCcgcacccctctctctctctctccctctctctccctacaTCTCCTCGTTtccgtttctctctctctctctctctctctctctctctctcttcctctttagTTTTTCCTATTTTGGTGGCTGTTTTCCGGATTTGCCCTTGCTGTGGCGGTGTAAATAGTCTCAGCTGACATGAACAGGGAGGGGTAATATGGGGATTTTCGCTGTTCCTTTTTTGTGCCTCGTGTATTCTCGTCCGTATAGCGAGGAATTCTAGTTATACAGTTAACAgataatcaaaattaatttcccTTCTACTTTTCACCCCTgtaacgattttttttttataattattgaaATTATTAATGGAACATATATAATCCTTAACTTTGATCTCAAGCACTCCAAGTCACAACTTCAAACACGAacaaattgttaaaaaaaaaaaaaaatccctcagATGTGATGTTGTGATGATATATGTCGGTGgtgaaaattttctaaatttttgaaaaactgtCACATTTATAGCATATGCTGATTGGTTTAAAGTTATGTTTTAAGATAAATGAAAACGTTACCAAGACGTCTCGAGACGTTATCAGTGCACAGTAGGACTTGAGGTCGCATCAATCAGGTTTTCATTGTAGACTTACCTAACTTCTCTCTAGTTGTGTTTTTTCCTCTGCATTGGAACTCTTATGCTtcttgtttcgtttatttttttaaaaaaaaaaataaaaatctaaggTGCCAACTATCAGATCCTTTGCTAGTTACGTTAGGAATAATCGGTTTCAATGAAGGGAGTTAACTAAAGTATCTTTACAGAATGGAGCACATAATGTTTTCTCTTCTCTGCACTAACAAAAATGTTTGGTCTGATGTGTGTGAGCATGGACAACAAAAACGAAAGAAAATGATATGATTATTATGTTTTGAGGCCTAGCACATTTGGTACAAAGTACCttacctctctctctagaaggctaAGACCTTATCTTTCTCTACACTTGTAGTGACATATGACATCATTTTAAGCAGTAAAAAGTGTATTAAAGAAGAGACTGAAAAGAAGGGAAACAAAAATCTTCCAAAAGATATGTCAAGCAGATATAAGAGATAATTTTAGCCACCGCCGTCTACGATATTTGTCCTAattttatcatatcttttgtTTCATTTCTTCTGAAACAATcacagtaatttttttaattgtggatctactatcaaaaattcaagtgtAATCTCAACATTCAATGTGTATTCTCgaataatctaatttttcaattaTTCGGCCATTTCATTTTATCAAGTTCAACTTTAGTCAAATTAGTCGAAAGTTATATATTTCGATACAATAACAAGATGTTATTGTAACAAGAAGTTTTGTTGGTTGGCTaattggtttcatttttttcaaacTCTGTTTTGATTaggacacttttttttttttctttttctttttgccctTTTAACTAGTGGGGTTACTTCCTTAGTGGGTTTAACCACTAAACCCAACCTATATAGTCCATCTCATAATAGGACCAATGGGCTCGTTCCAATTCTCAACTTAcctttttcatctaatttgtaaCAAAATAGGAAATGTTAATCCAATCGAGcaattagttttataaaatataggacATACGTGACTATATTTTGTTTCCCAATTTTTTCTACATGGCACAGCTAAAGACTCTAATTTACTGGTGAGACTAACTATTGCGGTCTAGTTGGATTCGAATCACAAATATCACTAATATAAAATGGTTCAATTTTAGTTCCtggaatttatttaattaactcaAGAAGTTGGAACCCAACAAATGTCCATGATTAATGGGCCTTCTTGGGCTCGGCGAATTATGATAGTGGGCTGGGCCGTACTGAATCAGATCAAAAAGATCcaaaatgaaatataaaataaataaaagggaattattatatttgttattaTGTTGTTGATTTTAGAGATACGAAACTTCCAAAATATCTCCAGtgctctaataataataagatcaCCATTCGAActttaaaaacaacaaaaaatcaacaaaataataataccaCCTTAGGAGGAGGTGTTCACTGCAACAAAAGATGATTTTACATCATTCCTGAAATTAATGATGATCTCAAATTACATTGAAGCTCAACTTGGTCcatcacttttttttcctttttcccctttcttttttttttttttttttNCTTCGATCGTCGTACTTAATTATCAAACTTAGAAGTGACAAAATAGttgtctttatatttttaaagttatacAGAATTATGTGCACAACATTTGATCAAAACATcatccaaattttaaagttttgaagaaTTAACTTGCAAACTCAATTATTTGTTAAAAcattattcaaatatttttttttttttgagagataagtagcacgctacccgcttcgtttatttcatttagaaataaacttagctagaaatatgaatcaactaggattcgaacttgggtctcggataccaaccaccaagccttttgccacttgctctagggacgatcggtctTTTTCCCCTTTCTATTTAGTTATTTATCATGTAAGTTCGCGTACGGCTTATAAAACAGGAGCAAAGTTGACATTTCTAGATATTCCATTTAAATGATCCATCGAGTAATTACTTTGAATATATTGATTTTATGGGCGCACACATCAAAGGCCATGTGATGTGTCAAAATTTTGGATTGAGTTTTATGCCTAAAACTATTTGTAGTTTTCACATTTGTtcaaactatttatttattgggTTATTACTAATTTTAGATCCCATTTTGTTGTCAAATACATCATTTTCCTCAAGCTTTCAAAAGGGAAGCATCTGGTGGTCTAAATcacatccttttcttttaagtTAATTATCAATACAATTTTGTAAGCAGAGAATTTAAGAGCGGATAGATTCATTAGTGGTGTAAAAGATTTTGGATACTTATTATGACTTTGAAAATTCGAAGGGCTAGAAAATACTCTCAGAAAatatagcttcttttttttttaagtttaattttcattcgGAGATTTCGCACTTCAAAGAAATTCTCTTTAcatattcaatattattattatttttttaaatcagtacTCGAGTGTCTTACCACTAAGCTACCGGTGGTTTTCGAAACTTACTTTgagattacttttttttttagtttattgcGTGTATGATAGAAAAGTATTCTCGCCCTGTCTTCTAagtgaccaaaaaaaaataaaataaaataaaaggaaaatttcACAGCTCTCCTATCTTAATTGGCATGAAGAGGAACAATCAAATCTCTAATAGTCACAAGTTGAATTTTAAACCTATGCTTTCAATAGAGAGGAGTGCATAAAAACAAGgaagaaaagtataaaataagtCCAAGAGAATGCTGTCAACTGGAGCACTGAATAGTTTTAAAATGTCCTAATCACAGTacaattagaaaataaatgttTTGAAAAGTTTGAAAGCCACTTTATTACCATCCAAATCCCACTTGGCTTTTACATGCCTGCACCTCCTCACCATTTGttacaaaaataaatggatACACTTCAAAATCACCAAcgtggttttgtatttttttactttagtaatgtgtggtttaaagtgtatcaagttagtatcacatgatttcgtttttctctttttgtcagcgcctttgttaatattttattaaattatatacaaaaaactttagataccttatctaggtttatcgttattcactttagtatcctttacttttaactttgtcattgatttaacgaaaaaaaattagtaaaatgaataaaaaaagagaaaaataaaactacatgatactaacttgatacactttaaatcacaaaatattaaaataaaaaagtgcgaaactacataagtggtatttaaagtttttcaaaGTAAATTAATGAAAGCCCTTGTGTCTATCAATCCTGAGAAAATTCCCAAGTGGGTGTCATTATCCCAACACCTTTATACttatatagtttaaattttataatttttcgatattatttacttaataattaaactgaacgattaaaaataaaaaatttataaaaaaatattgatagaGTACTGAAAATTTAGATTGCTAATACTTAATTATATTGCTTTAGATAGTAAAAAAGAatattctctcaaaattttatataaattggataattctatatcgttaaatttgcaattgctttttttttatcgataattaaaataattaatttttaaaacatattgATCATTTGGTgagtaatataaaataaatatgaaatttgacttTTTGATGCTTGAAATAGTATAGAAACTCAGACACAGCGGATTATTGATTCTAATGTTCCATTGTCGAAACCTTTCTCTCTAGAAGAGATTAAAAACGCAACTTTCCAACTCGGTGGGGATAAGGTGCCTGGTCCGGACggctttaatttaagattttttcAGGTGTTTTGAGACACAATTAAGAATgatttattcaatatattttagGACCTGTCAGATGGGTTACTAAACTCAGCCCCACTAGACTATTCGTACATCTGTCTAATCCCGAAGAAAGAGGGAGCGAAAGTTGCGAATGATTTTCGGCCTATCAGTCTTATCAACGGAGCTCAAAAGATTATCTCAAAGGTGCTGGCTAATAGACTGGAGGGCATTCTACACAATGTCATTTCCCCCTCGCAATCGGCATTCCTCAAGGATAGATCGATCTTAGACTCCTTCGCAACCGCAAGCGAGGTTGTAAACTGGTGCTCTAAAACAGGGGTTGATAGTATCGGGGTTAAAGCAGATTTTGAGAAAGCTTATGGCAGAGTGAGCTGGGCTTCCTCCGGAAAATATTGGCTTGGCTCGGGGCCTCCCAGCTTTGGATTAGCTGGATTGATCAATGTATAGCTAACACTAAAATCGCAATCCTCATTAATGGCGCCCCGACTAAATGGATTAAAACCAGAAGGGGACTTCGACAAGGTGATCCACTATCCCCATACCTCTTCCTCTTAGTCGCAGAGGGTCTTGCAAGGGTGATGAATGGAGCAGTTGGTAACGGATTGATGAGGGGGGTAGAGCCTAACGAGGATAGCAATGTGACTTTTATTCAGTATGCCGATGATACTATTTTCTTCTGCGAGGCCATGGAAAGACAAGTGAGGAATCTACAGTTCGTTTGGCATATCTTCGAATGGGCTTCAGGACTAAAAATCAACAGGCATAAATCTGAGCTTTTCTATCTGGGTAGATCCATGCAGAAGGGAGAAAGATTAGCGAAAATTTTAGGATGTAAAGTGGGGCCCCTCCCGACGAAATACCTCGGGCTGCCGCTCACGAACAAACGACTAAGTAGAGCGGATTGGTGGCCAATAATCAATAGAGTTGAGCGACGGATTGAAGGATTGCAAGCAAAACTCCTTTCCACTGGAGGCAAGCTAGTTCTGGTTAACTCGATATTATCCAACCTGCCACTCTACTTCTTCTCTATCTTCAGAGCACCTAAGTAGGTGATTAAGCGAATCGAAGGCCTTCGGTGGGCGTTCTTTTGGAAAGGTAGGAGCACTGTAACTAGGGGTCACTGTCTGGTTAGCTGGAAGACGGTATGTAGGAGTAAAAGAGACGGGGGACTAGGGGTGAAGGATCAGGAGACCATGAACGTGGTGTTACTggccaaatggtggtggaggtTCCTCTCCAATAAATCAACAATATGGAGATCGTTCTTACGTGCAGCTTACTATAAGAGGAGGATACCCCTTTGGGAAGGGGTCTCTTTTAGACCGTACTCCCAATGGTGGCAAAGCGTTCTGTCAACTTGTGACTTTTTTCGGTGCGGGGTATCCTATGCAATCGGGGACGGTAGTACTGTGAGTTTTTGGAAGGACCGGTGGTGTGGCCACCTCTCACTACAGTCGATGTTCCCCCAAATCTTCAACGATGTAGTTAGAAAGAACCTCCGAGTGCAAGATAGTACAGACACTAACGGGTGGAGATGGCACAGGATTTTGCACGGGTTCACGCCGAGTTCCACCGCTGACGGCGACGCTATCCAGGAGCTGAAAGGACTGATAAGCACCGTTACTTTAGCGAATGTCGGAGATGAAGTGAGATGGAGATGGAGTCAATATGTGAACTTTATTCAAAGAGTAGTAGAAATTTGAGAAGAGATATTGTAAAGTTTAGATCAATTATACTGTACAATATTATTCAtcttcatatataatatacaattaACAAAAGAATGGAAATACAATATATGGAAATTTCATATATAGAaagtaattcaaaaaataaccATATTCTTTGACATTCTTTAATCTTCCTTGATGATAtgccaatcaaatatttttcttccttCTATGGCGATCAATTAATCAGGATCTTCCTTCTATGGCGATCAATTAGTTAGGAATTCTAACACAATCAGAAGTCTTCACGGTCAAATTATTGTATAACTTCCTACATGAGAGCGGGGTAATTGAGACGAAATTGACACCTATTTGGAGAACCAAAATACcactaaaagttaaaattttcggCTGGCTCGTGGTGAGACGGAAGGTACTAACGAAGGACAATCTTCTGAAAAGGGGATGGTCGGGTGCGGATACGTGTGTTCTCTGTCTGGATGAATCAGAGACTGTGGACCATCTTTTCTCGAAATGCTATGTTTCACAGGCGCTACTGACCTGCCTACTGCCTAACAAACGGGCCTACGGGCTTGTCGGTCAGTTGACGATTTATAGAGGGAATGCAGCTATAAGCGAGGAGCTTTAGGGAGAAAGGAGTCAGCAACCTTGGTCGCTACTTGGTGAGCTATATGGCTAGTACGGAATAGGCGAATCTTTGACAACAGAAAAAAGTCGACGAGGCAGGTGCTGGCGGAAGTACAAGCTCAATACAGCATGTGGGAGTCCTTCTGCaattagtgtgtgtgtgtgtgtgtgtgtgtgtgtgtgtgtgtttttattCCGCCTCATCCCGAAAGCCTAGTTGCTTCCCACCTTTGCTAAATTCACCTTGTTTATGAacgaagcggtagcatgctaccttctctctcaaaaaaaaaaaattccattgtcgaaagaaaaaagtaaaatataaagatcatcatgcttttagaagtatagTTATCTCTCACTCTATggacgtgtttggttcgaagtcggaatcggaatcagaatcggaattgaaataagttggaatcggaatcggaatgactcattacgtaattctgtttggttcatcatctAAATCGAATCGAAATAAATAATTTCCattttcggtgtttggttcaggtaaatataaaaaacgtaatcagattaatatattaactttatttttataatatattaatttaaattcaaattaaaaattaaatattaaaattttacatcaaaattttgaaatgatgtcaaaattttaaatctatttttaaaaaaaattaaactttgaagagtggataattcgaaatataaaactaaattttgatttattcaaattcaaacttaaaattacaattttaattttaatttgaatccataaatttaatttaagttttaaaaaaaatttgaacaaaactttacataaattaaaatttaatttaaattcataagttagattcgaaatacttgattaaattttaatttttaattcaagttcaaattaaaattaaaaattaaaattttaatttctaaatttaaacttgtattttaattaaaaaagttgaaaaaatatatttaatccgaataaatatccattccgtccggattaaacttccaatccggcctcctgggccggattgaaaaaaaaggtgatcggggaattcccattccactcgggaatcggaatcggaatgggactcccgcg encodes the following:
- the LOC109720404 gene encoding auxin-responsive protein SAUR71-like — encoded protein: MKRLMRRISRVADSSEHRPLWKGEREEEEERGRDRRRRRRRPGGGRVPEGHVPVCVGEEMERFAVRAELLGRPAFVELLRRSAAEYGYEQRGVLRIPCPVPLFRRLLLLLSLSHDHHHAAADPAVHELFRSLPDD